The genomic stretch TGTAATGTTGTGAATCAAGTATGATAATGCTTTAAGCTAGCTTGTCTACAAATTGCGGTGCACACTCTTGGGATGCTAGCAACTCTGCTGGCTTATGAACAATTCGAGGTATAAATCCCAATTTCCGCTATGAGTTGAAGGCACGGGTAGCTAGCTACTCGTCTGTACTATTAGCCCCTTGAGTGTTGCAAAGTTTTACTAAAAAGGTCATTCATGACTATTGTTGGAAACTACAATTGGAATACAAAAGTATCACTTCTCAAGTCTTGGCATGGACTTGCTACTACTAGATGAATCTTCTTGAAAAGCAATGAATAGATAGTAAGTGTTTTGTTAGTCTTGATCAATTGATGTGAGCGTAATTAAGATACTCcattgcttatacctcttttgacatgaatgctcatacttaattttgatgataataaacttcCTAGTGTTTCTTGGCAAACTGAGAGTTAACTACTCAAGCTAGAGTGATTGTTTATACAACTAGTTATTCATGCTCATAAATCTTTATTGTGATTGTCTCGAGTTACCAATGCTTGTATCATACTCTTGGCACTTCTCTAACTATATTAAGCTTTCAAATGGAAAAGTGATGGACTCATAAGGCTACCACTTGTAAGTGAGTTTACTTTCTCGTTACTTTGGTTTAAACACCCAAGTTCCTTATGGTTCTTTGTTTCTTGCTCGAGGACgatcaagtttaagcttggggaagttgatggctgtgaaatacgccactttttctcacgtttaaacccttagctaagtcaagaaattgactaagtttacctctcaatttGTTATTAATGACTAATTAATGCAAAGATGTCCAATCTCTCATATCTTTGAATGGTGTGCAGGAAAACACGTTATAATGATAAATAGActtgcaattactgaagaaaatcgcgtcaCAAGTGCAGCAAAATTGACAAGGCTCAAAGAGGCGGTTCCATAAGGTTTAACGTGCATCGGTATGGGCAAGTCCCGCCCGTACCATGCGCCCATACTGGGTGCTTTAGCCTTCCCGatgtcaaaccctataagttctgTGAAGGACCCGACGCCAAAAAGAGAGTCATTCGTCGTCAAACAGATCCgccatccatcagatccatctacaccacaccgaaagagatccaccaccatagttcatccattccatctccaatctcctccatagccatagtcatcatcattgtaatagagatctccttgagaattggcgaccattgtaagaatattgagatttcaatccaagtatttgccacaatgatttctatctttgttattgatcttgatattatgtgtgagtagtcctcacgggctgcgggttggggtgaatacTCGCAGagtttatgtgcatctaatcttataatATGTGTATGGATTGAATAGGaattttgcaatcttgtatccttgtctgtTTGCATCGGTTCGATGATCTGCAAGTACCCATGTCAATCGGATCGATCAAGGAAAGATGGTTTGCTGATAATTTTTGGTTACCTGTATCACCTCAAGCCAGAGAAGAAATTAGGGATCTTCAGAACATATCCAGGGATATGATGCTAGACTCACAAGAGAAGGACATATGGGTTTATGACTGGGGAGCCACAGTTTTCACTTCCCAGAAATACTATCAATATTGCTTCAGGGATATCACAGTACATGCAGCGTATGGCTGGCTATGGAAGTCTAAATGCACTCCTAAAATGAAATTTTTCTGCTGGCTCCTTATTTCAGATAGATTAAACACAAGGAATATGCTGAGAAGGAGAAATATTTGTTTGAACACTGGGTTTAGCTGTATGCTCTGCCACAATCCCCCTGAAGAAACAGTGGAACACCTTATATTTCACTGCAATTTCGCTAAGCAATGCTGGGACTGCCTAGATTGTATTTGGGCTCAGTCGGGAGATAGATTACAGATCATCACACAGGGGAAGAAAAATTGGCGAAAACCAATGTTCATGGAGATCTTTATAGTGGCAGCCTGGAATATTTGGAAGATCAGAAATAATTGGCATTTTAGGGGGATTAATCCAGAATTGAGGAACTGGATCCTTAGCTTCAAAGAGGACTTTAACCTGCTGGTTCATAGGACTAAGCAAGAGCTTCATCCTTTTATTATCTCTGTAGTTGAATCTCTGTAGGTGAATCTCTGTAAAAGGTTCACTAGTTAGATCCTCTtttacacccccccccccctctctcacCTCTGTACATATGTAATTGTTATTCAGTTTAATGCATTAAGTCAGTAGGGTTTCTCACCCTACTgtccaaggtttcaaaaaaaaaaggaaagatgtGGGATGAGTGAAGAACGGCGTGCTACTGTGAAACCTTAGTGACAGAAAGGGAAAAGTAACGgtgcatgtttagtgattcatttggCATCAAcaacacaatcatctagcttaatgaTTTGGTCCGTATTCATATGCTTAATAACTGTCATTACTCGTGGCTGTGGGAACAGGggttggaccaagaggctcttgtcacctctagctttaggggcaagagtatttacggttgtgctgctcacaaatctcttatctctgtTTTTTATTACACATTTACGCTTtaattatatatttatatatgcATAGTTGCAggagaaaccttaaccctggcctattttccatcattgaacacaaccccttcatgagtaaactagataggtccggtaaacatAAAATCAAATTGAATAGCAAgccttgtagacgtttcctttacaccattttagcagtgcttcccaaggtacGATTAAACCTAGGTTTACTAGGGGGAAAACTTATCATATTACAATCCATAAtctggatcgaaggtatcacTACTTTTTAGCTAGCCGAGAATTAAGTTTGTGCTCAATCAAGTCCTATACCTTTTGATTACATCGTGATTCGTGTATATAAGTTGCAACTGAGAATTTTTCTGTGGCAAATGTGgatgcaactaagaaaaatgTTCCTGACATTAGATTTGCTTCGTCATTCGTGCTTGTTATGAGTTGCAATATGAATTACAAATAAAATTTGATAATATCATCTGACTTAGAACGAAGTTAGTTCTTAGATGACTATCTCACCTATAGAAATAGCGTTCCACTTCAAATAGTGGAAATATAAATTACATTTCTTACTAAACTCATCTAAACAAATTACAGCGGAAAAGCAAGCAAGCAAGATCCCGGATTTGTATATATGGTTGATTACACAAAAAGATTTACTACATGTAGGCACCATCGAAAATTCCAAATCAGCAAAGGGAGAACAAAAAAAACAGGGTAAACAATGGATCAAAGCGTGGTCTTGGACGCCCTCCTCACCAGCACAGCCCAGCACATGATCCTGTACACCAGGAAGAAGCCCAGCATGACACCCACATTGACCCACCTCATGCCCTCGTCGACCCCTCTCCCCCTCAGCACGTCGCCGCCGGTGCTCAAGCACACGCCGTTGCCGTTCATGGCGTTCCCTCCCATCCACGCGACGCACTTCTCGCTGGCGCTGCCTCCGTACTCGTTGATGAGCAGCAGGTCCAGCGGGTACCTGTACATGGACACGTAGTACATGAAGGTCCAGTACCTCGGGATGCTCTCCTTGGGTATGAAGTagccggagaagaggaagaagacgccGAGGAAGATGCAGATGAGGGAGTTGCCGAGGATGAAGTCCGGCGACACGGCGCTGAGGAAGAGGACCAGGGAGCTTGCCATGAGCACGATGAGCCACACGGCGAGGACGAAGAAGGCGAATGCGGCGAGGGAGGCGCGGAGGCCCACGAGCCAGTACACGGGCGCCGAGAAGAGGATCGCCACGGCGAGGAGGCAGGGCGCGAAGACGAGCGCGTtggcgatcacgtacgaggataggCGGTAGGCGCGGCGGGACGCCTCCCGCATCAGCACGCGGCGCTCCTGGAGGAGGATTGGCAGGGCCTCCACGGTGGAGGAAAGGAGGAAGCTGAGGCTGAAGGCGAAGAGTCCCAGCCGGAGCGCCACGCCGTCCGGGTCGGCGGGGACGCGGAAGAAGACGCTGCCGAGGCCGAGCCCGCCGACGATGgcctgcgccgcccgcgccgcgaaGAGCTGCTGCGTGCGGTACATTGTGCGCCAGCAGCGCACGGTCAGCGCCGCCACCTCCACGGCGCGGCCCCGAAacccgtgctcggggacgtgaagGCCGCCGCGGCCGCTGGCGAGGCCGAGACTTTCGTCCTCGGACTGGTCTTGATCCTTGAGCTCGGCGAGCTTGGAGTGGTCCTCCTGGAGCTGGTCGGTGACCTCCATGGCGAGCTCCAGCGGGTTGAGctgcgtggggatcttgtggcccatCCTCCCGAGCGCGCCCTCGAGCGACTTGAGCGTGCCGAAGTGCGCGACGGCGCCCCGGGAGAGCAGCAGCAGCGACGAGATGTAGCCGAGCATGCGGTAGCTGGGCTGGTGGATGCTGAGCACCACCAcctgccgccgcgcgcgcgccacCTCGTGCAGCAGCGCCAGCACGTCCATGGCGGACCGGCTGTCCAGCCCGGACGTGGGCTcgtccagcagcagcaccggcgggtCGTGCACGATGTCCACCGCGATGGAGACCCGCTTCCGCTCGCCGCCGGACACCCCGCGGGCCGACGAcatctcgccgtcgccgccgccgacgtagcTGTCCGCCACCTCGGAGAGGCCCAGCTCCTGCATGAGCGCGTCGACCCTCTCGCTCCGCTCCCGCGCGGTCACGTCGGAGCGGAGCCTGAACCGCGCGGCGAAGAGGATGGTCTCGCGGACGGTGAGCAGCGGGAGGAGGTTGTCGTCCTGCGTGACGAAGCCGCACGTCCGGCGCAGCTGCGCGCGGGAGGTGACGGCGTGGCCGTTGATGGACACGGTGGGCGGCTTGGCGATCTCGGAGCCGGTGCCGCGGCCGGACAGGATGCGGAGGAGCGTCGACTTGCCGGCGCCGCTGGGGCCCACAATGGCCAGGATGCGGGAGCTGGACGCGGTGAAGGAGACGGAGTTGAGGAGCCCCTCGCTCGCGCTGGCGGTGGCTGGGGTGGAGGAGGACTGCAGGAACGGGAGGAAGGCGGCGCTGGCGCGGCGAGGCGCGGGGCAGGAAAGGTTGGTGACGGCGAGGGTGTACTCCGGAGGAGGGgagggctgggaggaggaggagaaggacggcGACGCGGAGtccggcggcgacgaggaggacgccgacGTTGACAAGAGGAGCGCCGGGTCCAGCTCCGACGACAGGTCCTGATCCATGGCTGCAGGCGAGTGGCGTGAGTGAGAGGGGTCGATCTGGAGAGCGAGATGTGGAAGCAGTAGAGGAGCGGGAAACTGCAGATTCAGACACTACAAATAGCCTGACAATTAGCTCTCTTCAGAAAAGTTAGTACTCCGTAACTGGTTTTCTTGAACCTGTTGCACACTCATGCACGCACCACACGAAACACCATTGCTTGATTGTTCGTGGCTAGTGCCCTTCTAGAACAGCGGTGCTAGCTATATTTCACACCGATTACTGCCACTACAAATGCAGCTCTTGTGCGCTGCGTTTTTGAATAAATTAGTGTCAATCGCTTTGAGATTTAAGGGTTAAAATCACTAGCTAGGTGATCGCCGGTCAACATGGCTGAGATGGGAAAAGAGTGGAGGAAAGGTTCTCTGTTTGGGTGAGGGGGCGTTGCGACTTGTGAGCTACTGAGACCTAACTGAATGTTGGTGTCATTTGtgttgtgtgtgtttcttggcAGTTGGACCTAACCGCCCGTCCTTAACCAATCTTGATTGGTTCTTATTTCGTGAAGTTCGGCTGCTTATTGTCCTCCTGGGCGGAGGTCGGCAGACAAAGCTAAAGTACAACAAGAATGCATAGGGCGCCGAGGATACCATGCTTTGTAAGGCATCAGAAAGCACCATCGCCggtactacctccgttcctaTATGTAAGCATGTTTTCAAAAGCAAAGGTAAAATTAAATGTAACGAAGAGGTAAATCATCAAAGGAACAGCTCTCTCAGGGCTGAAAATGTCAAGCTGAGATCGACAAAATGCGTTCCTTCTCAGGAAATGGTCTCAAGAGAGTGCCAATAGTCTGGGCCACACCTACTTTATCGTTTCTAAGAACTGGGGATTGCTAGAAAACACAGTATGCATGTGTGCAAATTAAAGCACGACAGCATGAAACAAAATGACTTGTAGCAACAGAAAAATCGTCAAAATTAAACAAGCGTCTGGGTACTCAGCTCAATGAATATAAAGGTTATACGTACTATGCATAACTACTTTGCATCTCAATCTACAGTTAGCATCAAGTCCTCTGCAACGCGAGTGGTTGTTGAACCTATATTCACGGATCAATGGATAATCAGGAAGAACAAACTCTAAAATTGATGCGCTTGCTTATGCATTTACAGGGCAGATTAGCCAGCTGCCACGGACAATTTACATCACTTCTGCTCGAGCAATCTACTTTCCAcgcaaggaaaaaaaaaggaagaggGGTGAATTGTGTAAAAGAAAATGCAAACCCACATTTTCCAAACAGCAGGCCCCTCCTCTTTCAGGCCCTAATTAATCTCGTAACCCACATGTTCTATGTCAGTGAGGTATATCACCATCAATACTCCCAACCGATTTGTCGACCACACGAACATTATACAGCTCGTATACCCTTGCACGATTCTCTTGCCACCATTGTTCTGCTTGCGTCTcgctgaaacgcttccggctgcatGAAGAAAATACGATGAGTTTATAGCTGCAAAAATTATACACCAGAAACTACAGTAGCTCTTTTTAATAGTACAACAAAAAATCTCTAGTTTCTAAGCAAATattacctccgttccaaaatataagccCTTTTAGAAAGCTAGGCTTATATttcggaacggaggtagtagtagagAGTAGCCTGTAGGATGATTGTAATTCTTCTTTCGGGATGATTGTAATTCTTCTTTCGGTTCTTAATCTCCAGCAGACAAGAAATAAGTATGcatataaaaatacaaatagaaaTCTTATTTCTCCTAATTACTCTCTCTGTTCCGTAATATAAGAATATactggttgtaataacatcttatataatGGGACAGAGGAAGTAGTTGCCAATTATTTTGTGAATTGTTTCAGAATTAAACAGGTTGTCCTTTCTATATAGcttacaaaacaaaaacaaaaaatgtgtTCCAAATAACTAAAGAATTGTGTTATAGCGTACCATGGTTGAACTATACTACGTCACAGATCAAATCAACAAAATGCCCGAAATTGCGTAACAGCTATTGAAAATGTATCGgtagcatgcacataatctagttGAGAAGTACTTCAGGTGATTTATAGTCCCATTTCTAAAGGGAGCAATAGGAATGTACCTGAACCGGACCCTCTTGAGATCTCTAGCCCCTCCAGGTAGGGCAGTAAGGGTGATGTAGACCCCAGGTTCATCTTGCTCTACCCATTCAGACTCAAGCTTAGTGTCTGAATCAGGAAGTCTGGTTCCATTCTTGCCAACTTCTAAGTGAGTCTTATTTCTAACTGAACTTGGTCCATTAGAAACAACCAACCCATTAGATCCGTTCAAATACGGCTCTCCAGAACCTCTTGGGCTACCTAAATTCTCAGTTGCCACTGATATATCACTTGGAACAGGCATTCCAGAAAGCGGTGGCAGTCTGTTGTGCTtaactgctcctgctcctgctcctgctcctgccccTGCTCCTTCAGGTAGTTTCTCTGCCATACCCTTCAACTGTTGCAGAAAAAAAATGTTCATGAGTACTTGACATGTTGGACAGAATCCTCATTCAAGTTTTAACATCATCATGCCCTGTTAGTTACTACCTCCGGGTTTTTTTAATCGACGCTCAGTTTGGCTTGTGCATGCACGTATCGCACGTTGTGGCCGCGTTAATTAAATTCGAACCGAGGTAGTACTTGCTAATGAAAAACACCATAGCATGCCCACTGCATGGCTTGACAGACATACAGAGGTCAAAAAAGAACAGAGGGACATAATCCTCGTTTTGGGAGCTAGTGCTTGGTGGGCCTGGTGGCGTCCCTAGATCACGAGCTCTTCTCCTACCTGGAATCATATGGCCTGCAGTTCCGTTTGTTATTTAGTACTCGTACTAGTATACTCCCTCTGATCCCATATAGAACATGccttaactttgtctaaatttaggtGTATCTAGACACTACTCCCTACGTTCCAATGAATAAGATACGCAAGCTGCCTTTTTACCAATCTACGGACCTCTTGGTTTTGAGCCATTCAATCAATCAGATTTGCTAAAACATGTAAGGTTGTTATTTTATAAATGTTTGTACAGTAGGTTCTGACAGGAATATAACAAAACAATATCCTCACAAAAGAAGCAAATCTTACTTGCGCAGTGAGCGACTTGATTACTTCTTTTGCAGCTTTGCACTTGGCAGTTTCCTCCCCTGCAATGGAAATAGCTTCTTTTAACTGTTTAGTTGTTCTCTCCAATTCAACTTCCAGTAGGTGAGACTTCCGAGTAAGATTTTCCACCTGAAATATTGAACTTAATTAGAAACTCCACAAGTGAACAAACTCTCACTTTATAGTTTCAACAAAAAGGGGCGTTTGATGAACTAGCATTTTATATACTCGTTCATATAATTGATATGAGTACTAGATACATTGAGTCACTTAATATTTGGAAGTGAGGGCATGTACTATAGCTAGCAGCAAAGAAAACTAGTGTCATAATAATGGTTCAGTTCCACTAATATTTGTCTACCTTGTTCCAGTGGGCAGTGGCCGTACGCTGGACCAGCTAAAAAATAAAGGCAGGAGTGTGTACAGACTTCTTAATTGTCATGTGAGTTTATGTCAGATATTTTGATTTTCCATTTAGAAGTTATCAGTTTAGTATGACTGCTCCATCGAGTCAAAGTTAGAGATGATGACCAATATTTGCTTAGTGCATACAATCATACAGCTTATTATGGATGCAAGTTAGAAACACCGATTGAATAGAGAGCACATCAAGACCTTTACCTGCGATCTCAAATTTACAACCTCTTGGCTTAGGCTGTCCTTTATTGGCTTGGCACCGTCTACAACTCTTGGAGATGTTAGACCACCCAAGGTAGGTGTTGGAGTTGTTGATCTAGGAGGGCTTGCTCTTCTTGAAACAGGTGATGTCGCCCTAGAAACAATTCTTGATCCTGGAACTGATGCTGAGAAGAATTTCTTTGATGAGCCAAAAGATTTTGAAATGTTGAGACCACTCCAGTGAGAACTGCCATTTGGAATAGGGGAAACACGACTGCTATTAAATTCAAACTTCTTGTTTCTCTTTGAATATCTGCTATCCATGTTCTTGAAAGATTCCATCGATGACAATCTAGACAGTTGAACATTTGATCTTGTCTCCATATCCTCATTGATGGAATTAGAATCATTGAACCCTTGCAAGATAGCTCCCCGCTTTGCTGAAGAATATCTATCTGTCTCAGGTGCCTTATTCAGTTTGCCATAGCAGTTATCACAGACACGGTAAGGCTTGTTTGGATTAGGTGCTAATGAAGCTTTCAGAGATTTCTTACTGCTGCAGGAGTGACAAAATACAAGGGCACAATTGTAGCAATTATGCCGTTTTCTCCTTAAGTTAAATGGCAAGCGGCATCCAGAACACATAGACTGGTCAACTCCAGACACCCACTTGTGAATGCATATTGCTGCAGTGAAGTTAATTCCACAAACAACACTCCTGACCTGCTTATCTTTCAGAGCTTCAACCAGTGTAGGACAATTCCTATCATCAGTATCACCGTGTCCTAACCGACCATTTGCACCTTTACCCCATGTATACACCTCTGTCCtggaagttaagacagcaacatgataagcaccacaaGAGATTTCCTCTACAAAGTTCTTATGTAGCTTCCCTTCAACACGCGTAGGAATCATGCCATCTGCTTGTGGATTTCCAAGCTGACCATAGACAGAACTTCCCATTGTATATACATGCCCAGAGGTTGTTAGTGCTACCGTGAAGCAATGACCACAAGCTACTTGGCAAAAGTTAGGCTCAACCAACGAAGCTACACACGTTGGGACTAGTTTTGAATCTTTGTCACCATGTCCTAAACGACCTTTATCACCATCACCCCATGTAAATATCTTGCCAGATGAACAATTGCTGGAACTTGAATTCCCAACCATAACTTCAACAACGGCGGCCGTGTGCCACACACCACAAGCTGCGCGGACAGTCCGTAGACCTTTGAGGGATTCCACCTCCCTTGGGACAGAAAGACTCTGTCGGTCTCCGTGACCTAGAACTCCAAAAGAGCCATCTCCGAATGTGAATAGCTGCCCCGCAGACGTTACTACAGCTGTGTGCCAAGGGCCACATGAAATAGATGAAACATGTATTCCTTCTAATGGTCCATTGAGCCTCTTGGGCATCCACTGACTGACTTCATTCCCATGACCCAAAAGCCCAAAATTAAAGGTGCCATTTCCCCATGTGTATAAATCTCCAGAGAGCGTAACTGCACAAGTATGGTACTCACCACATGCCACTAGCTCAATGTTCATATGAGCAAGAGCATCGATAAGTTTTGGCTGGGGCACATCACAATCTACACCGTGACCAAGACGCCCGCCAGACTCCTCACCCCAAGAGTAGACCTCTCC from Lolium rigidum isolate FL_2022 chromosome 4, APGP_CSIRO_Lrig_0.1, whole genome shotgun sequence encodes the following:
- the LOC124706692 gene encoding PH, RCC1 and FYVE domains-containing protein 1-like — encoded protein: MMSDASSDLGGARAGPVERDIEQAITALKKGAYLLKYGRRGKPKFCPFRLSNDESVLIWFSGKEEKQLRLSHVSRIIPGQRTAIFQRYPRPEKECQSFSLISHDRSLDIICKDKDEAEVWFAGLKTLISRSHQRKWRTESRSDMLSSATTSPRTYTRRSSPLSSPFSSNDSVHKDGSENYRLRSPYGSPPKVGLDKAFSDIVSYAAPPRPFFPSDSNVGSVHSASSGHSDNTNGRGIPMDAFRVSLSSAVSSSSHGSGHDDGDALGDVFIWGEGTGEGILGGGNSRVGSSSGAKMDCLVPKPLEFAGRLDVQNISCGGRHATLVTKQGEVYSWGEESGGRLGHGVDCDVPQPKLIDALAHMNIELVACGEYHTCAVTLSGDLYTWGNGTFNFGLLGHGNEVSQWMPKRLNGPLEGIHVSSISCGPWHTAVVTSAGQLFTFGDGSFGVLGHGDRQSLSVPREVESLKGLRTVRAACGVWHTAAVVEVMVGNSSSSNCSSGKIFTWGDGDKGRLGHGDKDSKLVPTCVASLVEPNFCQVACGHCFTVALTTSGHVYTMGSSVYGQLGNPQADGMIPTRVEGKLHKNFVEEISCGAYHVAVLTSRTEVYTWGKGANGRLGHGDTDDRNCPTLVEALKDKQVRSVVCGINFTAAICIHKWVSGVDQSMCSGCRLPFNLRRKRHNCYNCALVFCHSCSSKKSLKASLAPNPNKPYRVCDNCYGKLNKAPETDRYSSAKRGAILQGFNDSNSINEDMETRSNVQLSRLSSMESFKNMDSRYSKRNKKFEFNSSRVSPIPNGSSHWSGLNISKSFGSSKKFFSASVPGSRIVSRATSPVSRRASPPRSTTPTPTLGGLTSPRVVDGAKPIKDSLSQEVVNLRSQVENLTRKSHLLEVELERTTKQLKEAISIAGEETAKCKAAKEVIKSLTAQLKGMAEKLPEGAGAGAGAGAGAVKHNRLPPLSGMPVPSDISVATENLGSPRGSGEPYLNGSNGLVVSNGPSSVRNKTHLEVGKNGTRLPDSDTKLESEWVEQDEPGVYITLTALPGGARDLKRVRFSRKRFSETQAEQWWQENRARVYELYNVRVVDKSVGSIDGDIPH
- the LOC124706693 gene encoding ABC transporter G family member 23, whose translation is MDQDLSSELDPALLLSTSASSSSPPDSASPSFSSSSQPSPPPEYTLAVTNLSCPAPRRASAAFLPFLQSSSTPATASASEGLLNSVSFTASSSRILAIVGPSGAGKSTLLRILSGRGTGSEIAKPPTVSINGHAVTSRAQLRRTCGFVTQDDNLLPLLTVRETILFAARFRLRSDVTARERSERVDALMQELGLSEVADSYVGGGDGEMSSARGVSGGERKRVSIAVDIVHDPPVLLLDEPTSGLDSRSAMDVLALLHEVARARRQVVVLSIHQPSYRMLGYISSLLLLSRGAVAHFGTLKSLEGALGRMGHKIPTQLNPLELAMEVTDQLQEDHSKLAELKDQDQSEDESLGLASGRGGLHVPEHGFRGRAVEVAALTVRCWRTMYRTQQLFAARAAQAIVGGLGLGSVFFRVPADPDGVALRLGLFAFSLSFLLSSTVEALPILLQERRVLMREASRRAYRLSSYVIANALVFAPCLLAVAILFSAPVYWLVGLRASLAAFAFFVLAVWLIVLMASSLVLFLSAVSPDFILGNSLICIFLGVFFLFSGYFIPKESIPRYWTFMYYVSMYRYPLDLLLINEYGGSASEKCVAWMGGNAMNGNGVCLSTGGDVLRGRGVDEGMRWVNVGVMLGFFLVYRIMCWAVLVRRASKTTL